Genomic DNA from Novosphingobium sp. TH158:
CGCAGCCGATGCGATCTGGGGCGCCGATGTCATGGCTGCCGAGCGGCACCGCGAACATGCCGCGCACGGCGATTTCCCCGTCCTGTGGGTGCAGGCCGACCGGCTTGAAGCACAGGTTCGCGACGGGGCCGATGGCTACCTCTGGGACCTGCAGGTATATTACGGCGGCCCCACCAGCCGTTTCTGGTTCAAGAGCGAAGGCGAAGGCGCTTTTGGCGAAAAGATCGAACAGGCAGAGGTGCAGGTCTTGTGGTCCGGGGCCGTCGCGCCCTATTGGGACCTGCAACTCGGCCTGAGGCAGGACATCGCCGGCCCTGATACGACCCATGCGGTGATCGGCGTGCAGGGGCTTGCGCCCTACATGTTCGAGGTGGACGCGGCGCTCTTCATCTCGCACCGCGGCGATGTGACGGCCCGGGTCGAGGCAGAGATCGACCAGCGCATCACCCAGCGCCTCATCCTGCAGCCGCGCGTAGAAGCAGGCTTTT
This window encodes:
- a CDS encoding copper resistance protein B — translated: MSRPALAALALIGSALASAPGLAQDHSGPGHDHGAKVPPREAAPPAPAQPQVDDGEDTAPQSGGNEISPGPTMETPPPPEAGSGPPRAADAIWGADVMAAERHREHAAHGDFPVLWVQADRLEAQVRDGADGYLWDLQVYYGGPTSRFWFKSEGEGAFGEKIEQAEVQVLWSGAVAPYWDLQLGLRQDIAGPDTTHAVIGVQGLAPYMFEVDAALFISHRGDVTARVEAEIDQRITQRLILQPRVEAGFSLQDIPQLGIGAGLDKVELGLRLRYEITREFAPYIGVEQSWRVGGSADYARAAGEKTRATSFVAGLRFWF